DNA from Rhinatrema bivittatum chromosome 16, aRhiBiv1.1, whole genome shotgun sequence:
ACCATGATGGTTTTGGCCAACACACAAGACACACAAAGAGAAAAACTGATGCCAAAGGCAGCTTGTCTGAAGAGACAATGCTCCGGGCTGGGGTAACCAATAAAAGTTAGTGAGCAGAGGAAACACAGAGAGAGGGTCAGGAGCAAGAGGTAGCTGAGGTTGCGGTTGTTGGCTTTGATGATGGGTGTGTTCCTGTGAAAGATGAAAAGTCCCACTAAGGCAACTGGAACCATAGAGAAGCCAATGCTGGTTCCTGCCAAGGTGATCCCCAAGGGCTCTTCATAGGAGAGAAACTCCATAGTCTTTGGAACACATTGGTCTTGTCTGGAATTAGGCCATTGATCCGGTGGACACTTCCAACACTCAGTAGACTCTAAAAGAGGAAATTAGCAAGAACTGTATTGGTTTCTGCAATTCTTTTTAGACCCTATTTGTAAGTGACCTTTTGCATGGCCACAAATGCTTTTCACCTGCTTACCGGTCTGGTTAGACACCTCCCCCAGGGGACATAGGACACACTGGAAGCAGCAAATGGGCTTTCCTTCCATTACCACCTTCCTGTAGCCAGGGGGACAGCTGGGGCTGCATGCTGAGAGTGGAATCTGAGCATAAAACATGTGAATGCACAATGTTGGTCATCTAGTCAAATAAAGAGCATGTTAAGACATCCATAAAATGCATATGTTTAGCCAGATTGAGGAGGAGGTGTTCCTGGGAATGAggagaaggtggggtggggagaaaattGCACACAGATTTGATTTTTGTATTGATGGCATATTATTTTCCAGCAAATTTTTGCCCACAGAAAAAGGCAGATTTAAGTCTCTTATGTTTATATAGATTttttgttgttcttgttgtttaTTACCTAAGTAagtgtatatattttatgattgtgtcTTTTGTTCACCACTTAGAATTTTAGATAACAtgacataaaaatgttttaataataataagtctgtgggtactttaaACACATAAGATAATTTTCTAAGGGAAActatcctttgaaaatgacctaaaGTCCATTGAGTAtatctgaaaattgctccctataGGTTTGGCCAATTCATTGATTCTTTCCCGCTTCCTCTGAAAACTTAGGTGCAGCATGACCATGGTAGGATTATAGGCTACacccaaaaagaaaagagagcaacGTTCTCTAAAAGCAGAACACTGTGTGTAGTGTTTACTTAGCGGGGAAATTCCTTGAAGGAATAAATAGATTTCTAGAGACGTTAAACGTGGGTTGTCACACTCGCTTTACTGCAGACAAGGCTGGATCCAGGTGATATAAGGTCCATCATTCGATATAGCAAAACTCGTTTGACATGGTAAAGTGATCGTGCACTGGtgatgcagattatgatggcctGCAGTGAAGCAAGTGATGGGAGCTTGGGCACTGAGGAGATTACTCACTGCTTGGAAAGGGTGGTGACCTGGTGCCACGtcaacaaatttaaaataaacccTGCTAAGTCCAAAGTTTTATGGataagggaggggggatgggttCCCAGGAGTAGAATACCAGAAGGTTCTATTTTACcctgtagccgcgcatatccattaaaatccagggtcggcgtgcgcaaggctgcccaaaatcggcagcctgcgctcACCAAACCATaaagcctgcctccgttccctccacaccacccccctgcaccttctcctcccttcccctacctaacccacccccccagccctatctaaacccccccttgcacaaggcaggcgtaacttgcgcgcactgggccGGCCGCCGGTGCACCATGGTCTggtcgggggctggtccggaggccgcggccatgcccccggaacacccccgatgatgcgctgctgcgacacgccccccggaatgccctcgatgacgcgccggccacgacatgcccccgacacgccccccctcccccccaggaaagccccgggacttacgtgtgtccagGGGCTTGCGggcaccgccgagcctactcaacataggctcggcgcgcgcagggggagtttgggccaggtttttggggagtacacgtgtatcttacgcacgtacccctttgaaaatctggccctacaCGCATACCCATGTGCACATACCGTAAAGCCCGCAAGGCACGCGCACACCTACGTGCCAAATGCCTGAATGATGgcctgaatgcacacccctaataaatattGCCAGAATTATGGCTGCTGACCATGGTGCTGAATGTGGTCCCTGCCAGTCAGAGGGAGACCGTGAAAGCCATGGGCCATTTGAGCATTGTCCACCCTCTGCATGGGTAAAAGCATGCGCTTACGTCAATAACATGGATGCTTTTAACTGTGGGGTGGTGGAGCCATTTCTAGGTTGCAGATAGGTCAGGGGAGGCGACTGCGCGTGTCATTCTAAATGACCAAAACTAGGCGCGTAGATTTGCCTCGAAAGTGTAGCCGCACAAAACGCAGGGGCAAATTCGTGTGGGTGTTTATTCGTGAGGCAATAAGGCAAAACTTCCCAGGCAGCTTTGCTTTGATTATGTTGGCAGGCCCCGTGGATAAAAACCTACCCCTTGCAGAAATGCAGCCAGTTTGATTATCGCTTCTCTAGAAGGCAATATTGTGAAAAACTATTTCTGCAaagacatgttttttttttgggggggggggttgttttgttttggaaaactGCTTAAACCCTATCTACATGTGAAGTTATGCATGTGGTGCCACTTCATTGCACTGCTTTACCCGCAGCAAAGCGAGGGCAttccctgggggtgggggtgggggcagggtggaGTTATAGGTTTGTCTTTCCAAAACATGGGCAAATTTCTGCAGAGATTGCTTTCCCTTTGACAGTTAGCGTAAAGTctgagggtaaaaaaaaaaacaaaaaacatacccaTGGACTTTATGCTTGTGTGCCCAGCCCGAAAATTGCCCTGATTGTCCATGGTCATACTTAAGCGGAGACACATGAACTATTGACGCCAAACATATTTCAATGTTTCAACTTCTGGTGCAGTAAGGCATGGATGATTCGGGCATGCAACACACCGAAAATTGGTTCAATGCTTCCAGTTACATGACCTTGTCTCTACACaagcagtttttttttgggggggttttttgtatgtCTGCACTTAGCCATCACACTCCTCCTACATGCCTGAAGAACTTTTATTACAGATCTGCCTGAACCCTGAGGACATTTGCATTGCACTTTTATCTGTCCAGTTTCCCATTCAAGCCTTTGGAACCTTTGCCCCATAGGTTCAGTTGCCCAATTATACAAACTTCTGCTATTCTCAGACTGAAAAGCTTGGATTCTCCTTGCACGATTCCTGCATTCCATGAACTGCCCCATGTTTTCCAAAATGCATTGTCCCGTGGTGTCCTTTTATAGGGGGATGCATTATCGCGCAGCTTTACTGTTGTGTAAAAATCTGCATGGTATTTGCTCCGGCCATGGTTACCTGTTTGACTGCACAGCCTAAAGCAAACCCATCCATGTTTTACCTGTGAGCTGGCCCCATGCCACAGGATGGCACTGGCGTTGACGACCAGGCTCTGTTCCGGAGGGGCGCTGGAGTCATAGCTGCCCACCGTCACGTGCCTGATGGCGCCCTCAGGACTCCGCTGCCAGTTTACAATCTCGTACCGTGCCGGGGGGTCACCGTTACCGTCGAAAAACAGTTCTTCAtcgattttattttgaaaacggATGTTCTTAACATAATGAAGAAGCTGCAAGGGAAAGAGGACAGGGCAGAGAAGGggtttgtttgtctttttcttcttcttcttcttgaacAGGTTCCCCTGGATCTTTCATGGGCTGACATGAGGAAATCCCCCTCTCATTCTCCGAGGTGGCATGCACGGATACTGCGGGTCACAAAGGCATTGGCATTGACAAGAGCAGCTGTGGTGTGGAATCTGTTTATGGGAGGAATTTATATGTGGGGTTTTGGTcaccctcttttccccctccccacctcgtCCCTTTCGTGTTTGAAAGGCCAATTCCATCACTGCCCCCTGGAACTTTCTGACAACGTGCATTCAGAAGAAAAGGCAAAATGGCATCGTTGTGTTTCCGGCGGCCCACGGGACAGTCCCACGGGCCGCCGCACTCACCCAGACCCAGCGGGTCTCCCCGGCACGGACACCGCTGACGAGGGAACGTTGAGGAACGTGCCATGCAGCGCCTAGATGCCACTATCCTGCTTCACTTCCTCCGGGCGCTCCTATAGGGGTCACGCGCTCACAGCACGCTTAATCgcttaaagggcctgcggtgggaaaaGGCTCACGGCGTCTCTCCAGAACCCTGAAGTTGCAGTTGAAGAGGGTACTCAGTTTGAGGTACAAGAAATTCTAGACTTGTAGGGTCCGAAACCAAGTGCAATACCTCATTTCTTGGAAAATCTATGGATCTGAGGAAAATCCttggcagccagccagccactGCTCAAGAACTACCACAAGAGATTCCCTAATAACCCAGAGCCCAGAAAACTACGGAGGATGCTTTGGAAAGGGGGTGCTGTTACATTTTGTTGGCCCACAGAACAATCCCGGGCTCTCCCGTAGGCAAGCGCACACAGCACGTTAAATCACTTAaaaggcccatggtgggaaaagacTTGCAGCATCCTGGGACGATGTCACATGCTTGGGCCTATTTGAGGACTCCAGACCCACagttccctgcctcagcaacagatctgcTGATGTGCCTTGCTCATCAGTGCGTGTTACCTTGTTCCTTtgctcctgcttgttctgtgttcCGGTGTCCCTGCGTTCCAGCCCTGCCTTTGCCTCTTGCATGGTTCCTGACTCCCTGCCTTGTCTCAtccttgccctgcccagtcctCTGCCTCAGTCTTGTATTGCTCTGCCTTGTCttgactcctcctcctttggcttgtcttcttggattctgacctcggctctGGACTTTGActctccatgtctgctgcctgccttgacctctggcctGCCTACTGattctccatgtctgctgcctgccctgacctccagcttgACCATGGGTGCCCATCtcaactgctgcctgccctgacctccaccCAGGTTTTGGACTCTTGCTCTTGTCTCGCCCTAGAGACCCGCCTTCCagtcaccagaatccaagggctcaacctgcagggaaggcagctggtataggtgaagctccaatcagTCCCACCATAGGACGCATGTGCCAGGTGATGAGGTGGCCTTAGTAGGGTTCTCCCGCTGGGCATTGTTAGTCAGCACCTATATCACCTGATCCTCGGCCAGTGTTACAGGCATGGTGTTTTAGGAAGCTACTTTCAGGGTACAGATTATTTACTTGCATCTAACCACATCACCAGCTATATTTAAGCGATGGATTGTGGAATGGTTTAGTAaatttaaatataattatatCTTCTGTATGATTTAATAAGTCACTGCTGTCCTTTTTTCTCTAGTGATAgtagggagagagttccagttgTATGATATGGTATTaattaatactattttttttttactgaattattttgtgttgttttttttatcaaatgTATTTATGAAATGTGTTTTTATTAAATATAGTCGCATTCATTGTATTTTGAAAATCTTTGTAATCTGCTTAGGGCAATTCTTAGGAATTGGTAAGGCAAAGTATAAATGTACAGAATGTCCAGGACACAGTGTTTTACTGTTTTAAGCTTGTTCTCTGTGTCAGCATTGTTCTTTCTTAAAGATATGCAATTTTTCCGTAATGTACCAAATCTCCTTCAGGCTGCTGAGCAGAGATTTGCAGGCTACCAAATTAAGAAACGATCTCCCGTTCTATACCTCCTCCTGGtggcctcctccccctcctccccctccccccagtccaaCCCATAATCCTTATATTTCCAACTAAGCTCGTGCTCCCTGGGAACATTTCCAAGGTTGCAGTTCTTGATAAGTAATTTATAGCTTTTGAGAAAGGATTCTGCAGTGTTCCCAAGCATCTCATGCCCACATGAGGTGGATTTTATACTCTTTGGAGCAAGACATAAAATTGAAGATAAAGTATTCCATTATCACAGAGAGATGATAAATGTTATTTTGGAACAGTTTAGAGGTATGACacagttgtgtgtatgtgtgtgtgtgtactcttTCTCTTCATGTTTAATAATCATTTGAATTCGACTGACtgttggttcttacctgccaaGGATGGAAGTCGTCGATATTAGCACAGGTTCTGTGCAGAAAGGGTCCTGCCTCCTTCCTGCAGGTCCTCAGACCCTGTAAAGCATGTACAATGGCATAAACCGCATTGTAAATGTTATAAGTGACTCTCGAATCGGTTTCAGCCCCGTAGAAGCTCTGGAGGTTGCCCGGCTCCTCGGCCCCTGAACACACTTTAGTACTGTTATCCCACCTGGTCAAGTGAGCTTCCTGCTCTTTCCACCAGCAGCCAAAAGCTTTTTCCCAAAACCTCCTAATAAAAATGTCCCCTGGAGACCTTGATGGGTGGAGGTTACTGAGGAACTGTTTCATGCCTGGTATCTCTCTGCGGTGGACCGCAAACCCAATGGTGCCAGTAAAGAACTCTGTGTATTGGTTCTTATCAAGGAAAAAAGCTGTGGACCAACCCTCGCTGGCTATCCAGACCTTCCCAGTGACGTTCTGCCTCACCACCTCATCCATGACAGGGACCAGGTCAGAGATGGATGAGAAGGCAACAATAGCATTCGCTGTGGAGTTTTTGATCAGCCGGACAATGTGGAGTGCGTTCTTGTTGGGTAGCCTGGTTGAGATGGTCTCGGAGAAAGCCACACATGCCCCAGCCTTGACAAGCTCCTTCATGACTAGCTGCACTCCCTGCTGGCCATAGTCATTGTCCTGAGCCAGGAACCCCACCCAAGTCCAGCCAAAATGCATCACTAGCTGGGCCAGTCCCTGTGATTGGAAGTCATCGCTAGGAACAGTGCGGAAGAAGGATGGAAACTGGATCCGGTCACTCAGGAAAGGACTTGTGGACAAATAGCTGACCTGTTAAGAAATGGTTATACCTTCTCAGCAATACTCACAAAGCAAAGGTCCTAATGAGAAAGGAAGAAGTTAAAATTCTTGACTCAATGGACTCTGATTAACATTCACTATCTCTTCATGAAGAAAGCTACCACTTGCCAGTTGTTCCCATAAGGCAGCACTATAGTGACTGGCTAGAGGTAAAATTTTCCCCTTGAtgcttttagtttttttagtttaTCTTGATTAATATTAATTTAATTAcccttattttatcttttttattgtattttctgcttCTTACTGGTATtttagttatattgtaaaccgtaaagatagaacCATGTGTTCTGACTCACGGTATATAAgaactgcataaataaatacatacatacatacatgatgAGTTATTATTATGCTGGACAGTGACATAAAATAAATGCCAGGGCTCAGAATGTAACTACTGGATTTAGTTGAAACTATCTACAATGGACTGCCTTATAGCAGAGCCTCCCAAATCCGACCTTATGACCCCagagctagttgggttttcaggatatccataatgaacatgtATGATGCACTTGCCTATACTGGGTCTTTAATATATGTAAAtttgctcatgcatattcattattagtatcctgaaaaccctactggtAATTAGGTCACCAGGACAAGACTGGGAAGTCCTGCCCTATAATCATCTTGTGTACATAAAAAACACTCTAACCAATATCAAAagagcaaagcaaagaaatatTAGAAGCATGGGCATGGACCTTGGATCAGTTCCACAGTAAGGCAAACCCTGGTAAAATCAaaatttgcattttaaattatcATTCCtatcaaaaatgttttatttttgcttcaAAATCTATTCAGACACTCTGCCGTGTCTTCTAAAAAAGGTTAATacaacacaaaaaaatatatatggacTAGAGTTGCCAACTCACCCCAGATTGGCTGAACAGGCCGATCCAGTATTGGTTTTTCCCAGTTGCAAGCATGGATTTGTACttctgattgtcccattgatttcccttagacaatcagaactacaactccatgcatgcaacagGGCAAAAATCAGGACCAGATCAGCCTGTTCAGTCAACCTAGTGTAAATTGATAGCCCTAATCTGGACATGATTACCTACATCGCCATGGATTTTGAGCTGAAAAGTGACTAtcagggggaagggagaagtcgCTATGataggtataaataatgcacaaaaggCATCTTacggtggaaagaaagttctagaacaagagggttatgttatgttatgttgaGATGAGGCAGGAGGAGGGTAGACTGATagtaacatcaggaaacatttcttcaaggaagggatagtCTGTTGCAGGATGAGTTTAGGCAAAggcagtaacagaattcaagaaagcctgaggTAGGCTCAGATGACCCCTAGCTGCAGGGAAGTGTAAGCAAACATGAAATAGGATCCATGACAGTACAACGGGAAGAGAAAAGGGGCAGACCTGATGAGCCTTGCTAAAAAGAAAAGCAGATGCCAATCCAACCACACAGCAACAGAACTTAACAATCACGTAGCTGGAAAAAACAGTCAGGCCCGGATATGCACGTAGGCAGCTTAGGCAATGACCTCCGGCATCAAATGTCAACCGCACCATTCATCTGGTTGGTCCAGCACTGAGGAAAGCCTACTGACAGAAAtcaggggtccattttcagctgctgtgcggtctggatagttagctggataaacatatccagctagctagcagggtatattcagcggcacagcccTTGTCCTGTTCCGTCCAATATGGTAGTTTATGAGGGCCATGTAGCTTCAGAACCATTACTGGGCCAATGGGTACATGGAAAACCAGCTCtcaaattttctttcatgaaaATCAGTCACACAGCTGCAACTCCTCACCACTTTTAGACCTAGATATCCACATTCAACTTGCCAGCAagcggataagttatccagatattcagcagaacaagTTTTACACTAAATATCCAAGTACAATTACCCAgcaaagttatctgaataactttaggcctgctatttgtaAGGACCGACTCGTCCACACAAATTTAGATGGGTAGCGCTCAATATGGCGCTATCCGGCTGAATGTGTCAGCTCTCCCTCACCATGCTTTCAGCCACAGGCCCCTTTTGTCTGGATAACTCTGTCTGCACAAAACGTTTTTCTACGGACAAAGTTATTTAGATAAATGGGGTATATTTTTAAAGAGCCAGATTTATGCAGGCAAAAGCCATTTTTACgtacataaatcttttgaatgtGAACCTCGCAGTGTTTTGTGCAAAGCATGCTAAGTTAAATATTtgacttttctaaaaaaaaattcatggatAGGATGACCTCATTGTCTTAACACAGATTGCAAGATACACCTACCTGAGGGTAGTGGTAGAGACCCAGTAATCGTGCCATGACAATGGAACGTGTGGAACCGGACTCACCAATGACAGCAACGAGAGACTGGTTGCTTTGGCACCGGTAGTTCAGTATGGGCACCCTTCTTCCTGACAGTACCCACAGGGTACCCTCCAGTGACCGCTGCAGCTCAATACAGGAGTCATAAATCCAGAACCCCAGGGTGACGTTGGGTAAGAGGCCTGGGTCCCTGTTAATCTCCTCAATGGTGAAAACCATACTCTGCATCCACTGGTAACGCTGGAAGTTCAACCTGAACATCACAAGAGAGAGTCCATCTATTCCCTTGTTCAATTCGTGTGGCATGAGCAGCTGATGATACAAATCAGGATGTGTCAGACCTTAAGTTGCCTAAAAATCACACTCAGTAACTGCAGAGCACAAATGCTGGGATGTCTCTTCTCTGTGGGCAGTGTGACCTGGTAATGGCTGTACTGCTCTCTACTGGCATGCAGATTATAGAGTGAGCTTTCCCTTCCATTGCCACTGTGCAGTAACTCAGGGTGATTTTATAACAACCTGTGCAACTTACGCATTGCCAGATCACATCAGTTATGTCAatcttcaaagcaaacttacacgcatggttcactttgaaaattatccctaagaGTACGCAGAAACCCACCCACGCAAAGTTGCACCTGCTCTTTGCAGGGTATAACCTGTGCAGGCTAATTTGCATGCATATCTAAAATTTCCCCTTGTATTTGTAGACAGCAGGAACACTTATTCATTTATTGAGAAGACTTGAGTAGGAAGACCTAGAGCAAGCACCCATGCAGGCCACATGACAACTCCAGTTTTTCAAAGGGACTTTTGTAATAGAAGGATACTTAAAATCTCTTCTCACTTGTACTGAAAGTTTAATGTGGCTCACACTTTCCACACCAAAGGTGGTTGTATATATGTTTCTGCAGTGCAATAACAGTAAAGCTCTTTGAGTTTCCCATTTAGATGAAAGGAGTACCACCCATTCCCCGATGGCAGAGGAAAGGCAAGAGCTCAGAGAGAAAAGGTATAAGATGGCGTAGtaaacaatttatttaaaaaaaaaaaaatcttacgcTTTACAGATGATCGGTTCAGGTCTCGCCCGAAAGGATGTCTCAGGGTAGACTTTGTCGGAGTGAGCTTGGAAAATGCCCCCGATCAGAACGTCGCCAGCTTGCGAGTATCCAGCCAACTCGGACCTGGGGAGGCTGCATCCTGGTTCTAATATCAGGGACACAGCCAGCGGCATCAGGCATGACAGGAGTAAGCACAGAACCCCTTTCTGACAGAGGGAAGTGTGCACAACTCCCTTTATCAGGAGGTGTCCAAGAACCTGAAGGAACATCTTCCCCATGGATAAGAAACAAGAGTCGATGAAACGCCTTCCCAGAAGCCACTATGTATAACAAACGGTACTGAAATGGACCATCCTGGCTGAGGTGTGGAGAGGTTGAAACGAGGACGGAAACCTGTCTGAGACCCCCATCTCTGCGTTTTGGCCTCAGACTCCCTGACTCCCCCCCAACCTCATCCTCTCCAACCTCTAACCATTGAGTGAAATGACCCTCTTTATAGAGCTGATCTGTGCCGAGAGATCCTGTCTCCCCAGGAGATAGCTGATTGTACTAATCACTCCTACCTTAATTAATCTGTAATTGCGAGGAAATTTATCATCTGCATCACTTATTACACAGCAGAATTGACATTGGTGCATCACTGCACCCAAGTGTCCCACCCTCCGAAGATTCCAATCCCA
Protein-coding regions in this window:
- the LOC115077459 gene encoding extracellular calcium-sensing receptor-like, which produces MQSMVFTIEEINRDPGLLPNVTLGFWIYDSCIELQRSLEGTLWVLSGRRVPILNYRCQSNQSLVAVIGESGSTRSIVMARLLGLYHYPQVSYLSTSPFLSDRIQFPSFFRTVPSDDFQSQGLAQLVMHFGWTWVGFLAQDNDYGQQGVQLVMKELVKAGACVAFSETISTRLPNKNALHIVRLIKNSTANAIVAFSSISDLVPVMDEVVRQNVTGKVWIASEGWSTAFFLDKNQYTEFFTGTIGFAVHRREIPGMKQFLSNLHPSRSPGDIFIRRFWEKAFGCWWKEQEAHLTRWDNSTKVCSGAEEPGNLQSFYGAETDSRVTYNIYNAVYAIVHALQGLRTCRKEAGPFLHRTCANIDDFHPWQLLHYVKNIRFQNKIDEELFFDGNGDPPARYEIVNWQRSPEGAIRHVTVGSYDSSAPPEQSLVVNASAILWHGASSQIPLSACSPSCPPGYRKVVMEGKPICCFQCVLCPLGEVSNQTESTECWKCPPDQWPNSRQDQCVPKTMEFLSYEEPLGITLAGTSIGFSMVPVALVGLFIFHRNTPIIKANNRNLSYLLLLTLSLCFLCSLTFIGYPSPEHCLFRQAAFGISFSLCVSCVLAKTIMVVIAFSATKPNSNFKRWVRPQMTYVVISVSTIIQFLVCVSWFLLFPPFLEYNTHTQPGKIIVECNEGSPIAFWCMLGYLGLLATISFIVAFLARKLPDSFNEAKFITFSMLAFLSVWISFIPAYLSTHGKYMVAMEIFAILSSSFALLACIFFPKCYIILVRPELNSKESLMGRKRDHGKKVYGI